A region of Toxorhynchites rutilus septentrionalis strain SRP chromosome 1, ASM2978413v1, whole genome shotgun sequence DNA encodes the following proteins:
- the LOC129774338 gene encoding serine-rich adhesin for platelets-like — MTFLVRILVNVGVVILVTGNPLFIDRPNVVNNVDFSYATVDQHRISSLIDDESEAQNVTERISVEKVILDDNNLVKHGGQGSDAQQVAFDEKGLTENDVRTRLDDAAETTTVEQAASETVSEETDEPQTESAATETQPTTTQPTVTETDTTITESVATETETQSTVTATVTQPTVPETTSAETVTGPTVTETETPSTVTPTKTTTEPTVTASTTETSNESTVTETATQSTATSTEPQTTVSVTQSTDTESTTVTDSTQSEPTSTETSPTISETQSTVTVTDSTTTESPLTTTESSTATGSESTQTGTQSTGSTDSTAVTTTSEPVTTTVTSSPTQTTSTSTTSGTPTTTSEPVTTTVTSSPTQSTSSATTPSAGTTTTVVTTVSTSSPPTGSTTPDVTTFVPETTTSGASFTLNSVTFLLVSTLLNFVLVT, encoded by the exons ATGACTTTCTTAGTACGTATTCTAGTGAATGTGGGCGTAGTGATTCTAGTGACCGGCAATCCACTGTTTATCGATCG gCCTAACGTAGTGAATAATGTGGATTTTTCATATGCTACTGTTGATCAACATCGGATCAGCTCGTTAATAGACGACGAATCCGAGGCACAAAACGTTACCGAAAGAATTTCGGTGGAAAAGGTGATTTTAGATGATAATAATCTTGTGAAACACGGAGGACAAGGAAGTGATGCCCAACAAGTTGCTTTCGATGAAAAAGGATTAACTGAAAATGATGTTAGAACGCGACTGGATGATGCAGCTGAAACTACGACAGTTGAACAAGCTGCCTCAGAAACAGTTTCTGAAGAAACTGATGAACCTCAGACTGAATCGGCAGCTACAGAAACACAGCCCACAACAACACAGCCTACGGTTACAGAAACTGATACGACGATTACAGAATCTGTAGCTACTGAGACGGAAACTCAGTCTACTGTAACAGCGACTGTTACGCAGCCTACGGTTCCGGAAACTACTTCTGCCGAAACAGTAACAGGGCCGACGGTAACAGAGACAGAAACTCCATCTACAGTAACACCCACTAAAACTACAACCGAACCGACAGTTACTGCGTCTACCACAGAAACATCAAACGAATCAACAGTAACTGAGACGGCAACTCAGTCTACAGCTACATCAACCGAACCTCAAACTACAGTTTCAGTGACTCAGTCTACGGATACAGAATCCACCACAGTAACTGATTCAACCCAAAGCGAGCCAACCTCAACAGAAACGAGTCCCACCATTAGCGAAACTCAATCTACAGTCACAGTAACTGATAGTACGACAACCGAATCGCCACTAACCACAACAGAGAGTTCGACTGCCACCGGGAGTGAATCCACGCAGACAGGGACTCAATCTACCGGGTCAACTGATTCCACTGCGGTTACGACAACCTCTGAGCCAGTGACTACAACTGTTACGTCCAGTCCGACGCAAACTACATCCACCAGTACGACTAGTGGAACTCCTACAACAACCTCTGAGCCAGTGACTACAACTGTGACGTCCAGTCCGACGCAGTCTACATCCAGTGCAACTACACCGTCTGCGGGGACAACCACCACCGTCGTCACGACTGTTTCGACGTCATCTCCTCCGACAGGAAGCACCACACCAGATGTGACCACCTTTGTGCCCGAGACTACAACATCTGGGGCCAGCTTTACGCTCAACAGTGTCACGTTTTTGCTAGTGAGCACGCTGCTGAACTTTGTCCTCGTAACTTAA